A genomic window from Solanum dulcamara chromosome 11, daSolDulc1.2, whole genome shotgun sequence includes:
- the LOC129872882 gene encoding splicing factor U2af large subunit B isoform X1: MPDYEANGEDIDNYGFSPLPKSRSSHGGSNPDDYTDSKPQHSSREYEKDRSSSRSREKDREKGRDRDRGRARDKDRDREREKDRDRHRDRSDRRERERTRDRDDDERHRTRDYDKQRDHDKNRESRPRHRSRSRGRSERKSRSRSRSRSKSKRISGFDMAPPTTAMLPGATAAAGQVPGTNPAIPGMLPNMFPLTSGPFGALPVMPIQAMTQQATRHARRVYVGGLPATSNEQSVATFFSHVMSAIGGNTAGPGDAVVNVYINYEKKFAFVEMRSVEEASNAMALDGIIFEGAPCKVRRPSDYNPSLAATLGPSQPNPNLNLAAVGLSPGSAGGLEGPDRIFVGGLPYYFTEAQIRELLESFGALRGFDLVKDRETGNSKGYAFCVYQDVSVTDIACAALNGIKMGDKTLTVRRANQGTTQPKPEQESVLLHAQQQIALQRLMLQPGALATKVLCLTQVVEVDELSNDEDYQDILEDMRTECGKFGSLLNVVIPRPSPNGEHAPGVGKVFLEYGDVESASKARQSLNGRKFGGNQVVAVFYPENKFYEGDYDG; the protein is encoded by the exons ATGCCGGACTATGAAGCCAATGGAGAAGACATAGACAATTACGGCTTTTCTCCCCTTCCCAAATCCAGAAGCAGCCATGGCGGCTCTAATCCTGATGATTACACCGACTCCAAGCCTCAG CATAGTTCTCGTGAGTACGAAAAAGATAGGAGCTCATCAAGAAGCAGGGAAAAGGATAGGGAGAAAGGGCGTGATAGGGACCGGGGTAGGGCAAGAGACAAAGACAGGGACAGAGAGAGGGAGAAGGACCGTGATCGTCATAGAGATCGTAGTGATAGAAGGGAAAGGGAGAGGACCAGAGATAGAGATGATGATGAACGTCATCGAACTCGAGATTATGACAA GCAAAGAGATCAtgacaaaaatagagagagtcgGCCTAGACACAGGTCTCGCTCAAGGGGTAGATCTGAGCGTAAATCAAGGTCTCGATCTCGTTCTCGATCCAAGAG cAAAAGGATCAGTGGTTTTGATATGGCACCTCCTACCACTGCAATGTTACCTGGTGCTACAGCTGCTGCAG GTCAAGTACCTGGGACCAACCCAGCAATTCCAGGAATGTTGCCTAACATGTTTCCTTTAACATCGGGCCCG TTTGGAGCTCTTCCTGTTATGCCGATCCAGGCAATGACACAGCAG GCTACTAGGCATGCTCGACGAGTTTATGTCGGTGGACTTCCTGCTACTTCAAATGAACAG TCTGTTGCGACCTTCTTTAGTCATGTTATGTCTGCAATTGGAGGAAATACTGCTGGTCCAG GTGATGCTGTTGTTAATGTCTATATAAACTATGAGAAGAAGTTTGCTTTTGTTGAAATGAGATCTGTAGAGGAAGCTAGTAATGCTATGGCATTGGATGGCATCATATTTGAG GGTGCACCTTGTAAGGTCAGAAGACCCAGTGATTACAACCCTTCTCTGGCTGCTACTCTTGGTCCTAGCCAACCAAACCCTAACCTCAACCTGGCAGCTGTTGGATTGTCCCCAGGTTCTGCAGGAGGGCTTGAAGGCCCTGATCGTATTTTTGTTGGTGGTTTGCCCTACTATTTCACAGAAGCACAGATTAGAGAGCTGTTAGAGTCTTTTGGTGCACTTAGAGGATTTGATTTGGTCAAAGATAGAGAAACTGGGAACTCAAAAGGCTATGCCTTTTGTGTCTATCAGGATGTTTCCGTTACTGATATTGCTTGTGCAGCTCTCAATGGGATTAAGATGGGTGATAAAACCCTTACTGTTAGGCGTGCTAACCAGGGTACAACACAACCTAAACCTGAGCAAGAGAGTGTATTGTTGCATGCGCAACAGCAGATAGCTTTGCAG AGACTTATGTTACAACCTGGTGCATTAGCCACAAAGGTCTTGTGCTTAACACAAGTTGTTGAGGTAGATGAGCTCAGTAACGATGAGGACTATCAAGATATATTAGAAGACATGAGAACTGAATGTGGAAAATTTG GTTCACTGCTGAATGTTGTTATTCCACGTCCAAGTCCTAATGGTGAGCATGCACCAGGGGTTGGAAAG GTATTTTTGGAGTATGGAGATGTCGAGAGTGCCAGCAAAGCTCGGCAAAGcttgaatggaagaaaatttggtGGCAACCAAGTTGTAGCTGTCTTCTATCCAGAAAACAAGTTCTACGAGGGGGACTATGATGGTTAG
- the LOC129872882 gene encoding splicing factor U2af large subunit B isoform X2 yields MLPNMFPLTSGPFGALPVMPIQAMTQQATRHARRVYVGGLPATSNEQSVATFFSHVMSAIGGNTAGPGDAVVNVYINYEKKFAFVEMRSVEEASNAMALDGIIFEGAPCKVRRPSDYNPSLAATLGPSQPNPNLNLAAVGLSPGSAGGLEGPDRIFVGGLPYYFTEAQIRELLESFGALRGFDLVKDRETGNSKGYAFCVYQDVSVTDIACAALNGIKMGDKTLTVRRANQGTTQPKPEQESVLLHAQQQIALQRLMLQPGALATKVLCLTQVVEVDELSNDEDYQDILEDMRTECGKFGSLLNVVIPRPSPNGEHAPGVGKVFLEYGDVESASKARQSLNGRKFGGNQVVAVFYPENKFYEGDYDG; encoded by the exons ATGTTGCCTAACATGTTTCCTTTAACATCGGGCCCG TTTGGAGCTCTTCCTGTTATGCCGATCCAGGCAATGACACAGCAG GCTACTAGGCATGCTCGACGAGTTTATGTCGGTGGACTTCCTGCTACTTCAAATGAACAG TCTGTTGCGACCTTCTTTAGTCATGTTATGTCTGCAATTGGAGGAAATACTGCTGGTCCAG GTGATGCTGTTGTTAATGTCTATATAAACTATGAGAAGAAGTTTGCTTTTGTTGAAATGAGATCTGTAGAGGAAGCTAGTAATGCTATGGCATTGGATGGCATCATATTTGAG GGTGCACCTTGTAAGGTCAGAAGACCCAGTGATTACAACCCTTCTCTGGCTGCTACTCTTGGTCCTAGCCAACCAAACCCTAACCTCAACCTGGCAGCTGTTGGATTGTCCCCAGGTTCTGCAGGAGGGCTTGAAGGCCCTGATCGTATTTTTGTTGGTGGTTTGCCCTACTATTTCACAGAAGCACAGATTAGAGAGCTGTTAGAGTCTTTTGGTGCACTTAGAGGATTTGATTTGGTCAAAGATAGAGAAACTGGGAACTCAAAAGGCTATGCCTTTTGTGTCTATCAGGATGTTTCCGTTACTGATATTGCTTGTGCAGCTCTCAATGGGATTAAGATGGGTGATAAAACCCTTACTGTTAGGCGTGCTAACCAGGGTACAACACAACCTAAACCTGAGCAAGAGAGTGTATTGTTGCATGCGCAACAGCAGATAGCTTTGCAG AGACTTATGTTACAACCTGGTGCATTAGCCACAAAGGTCTTGTGCTTAACACAAGTTGTTGAGGTAGATGAGCTCAGTAACGATGAGGACTATCAAGATATATTAGAAGACATGAGAACTGAATGTGGAAAATTTG GTTCACTGCTGAATGTTGTTATTCCACGTCCAAGTCCTAATGGTGAGCATGCACCAGGGGTTGGAAAG GTATTTTTGGAGTATGGAGATGTCGAGAGTGCCAGCAAAGCTCGGCAAAGcttgaatggaagaaaatttggtGGCAACCAAGTTGTAGCTGTCTTCTATCCAGAAAACAAGTTCTACGAGGGGGACTATGATGGTTAG
- the LOC129873121 gene encoding uncharacterized protein LOC129873121 isoform X1: protein MGSIVEIISCRNARKLEGRKMNWVQRKIYLYNVTFGLYMLDWWERCLFNILVLVLLWFMCYNGFRFAFELFNRFMLHLS from the exons ATGGGTTCAATAGTGGAGATAATTTCTtgtagaaatgcaag GAAGCTTGAAGGGAGAAAAATGAATTGGGTTCAACGGAAAATCTATCTCTACAATGTCACTTTTGGTTTGTACATGCTCGACTGGTGGGAACGTTGTCTCTTCA ATATTTTGGTGCTTGTGTTGCTATGGTTTATGTGTTACAACGGGTTTCGATTTGCTTTCGAACTCTTCAATAGGTTCATGCTTCATTTGTCTTAA
- the LOC129873121 gene encoding uncharacterized protein LOC129873121 isoform X2: MGSIVEIISCRNARKLEGRKMNWVQRKIYLYNVTFGLYMLDWWERCLFNILVLVLLWFMCYNGFRFAFELFNRQMW, translated from the exons ATGGGTTCAATAGTGGAGATAATTTCTtgtagaaatgcaag GAAGCTTGAAGGGAGAAAAATGAATTGGGTTCAACGGAAAATCTATCTCTACAATGTCACTTTTGGTTTGTACATGCTCGACTGGTGGGAACGTTGTCTCTTCA ATATTTTGGTGCTTGTGTTGCTATGGTTTATGTGTTACAACGGGTTTCGATTTGCTTTCGAACTCTTCAATAG
- the LOC129873121 gene encoding uncharacterized protein LOC129873121 isoform X3, translated as MNWVQRKIYLYNVTFGLYMLDWWERCLFNILVLVLLWFMCYNGFRFAFELFNRFMLHLS; from the exons ATGAATTGGGTTCAACGGAAAATCTATCTCTACAATGTCACTTTTGGTTTGTACATGCTCGACTGGTGGGAACGTTGTCTCTTCA ATATTTTGGTGCTTGTGTTGCTATGGTTTATGTGTTACAACGGGTTTCGATTTGCTTTCGAACTCTTCAATAGGTTCATGCTTCATTTGTCTTAA